The following nucleotide sequence is from Oenanthe melanoleuca isolate GR-GAL-2019-014 chromosome 5, OMel1.0, whole genome shotgun sequence.
CCAAAGGAAGAAGTAAACAACGATGAGAAGGGAGAGGAAGTCaatgctgctggaaatgaaGAGGACAAACATGATGCAAATGAAGAAGACGATGGCTACAATGTCCAAAGGAACCTTGGAAGCCTATTAGAGGAGCGCATACAGTTGCCTGTTCCGGACCTGGACAAAGGTTGTTCCATCATAACAGACCTGATGGATGAACTCACACACATCTTTGGACGAGGCTTGTCCAACAGCTTCTACCCGGTGCCACAACAAGCCATCGGAGTGGGCAGTGCTTTTGAAGGCTGGAGTCCCCATGCACAAGATCTTGTGTACCATGTGCTTGTACCACTGAGTCCCCCTCCAGGACATGCcttccacctggagctggacGCTGCAGGAGTGCTCCAGAGGAACTGCTGTGTTCGTGTGGAGCTGTTGTGCACCTGCGCAagggaacagctgagggaggaCATGCTGTGTTTCCTCCACCACtctgaggaggagctgaggaaaCAGGACCCCAGCCTTCTGCACACCCTCTGCACTGGCACCTATCTAGATGTGGAGAAAACTGTCCACTGGTTCTGTCGATTCGTGAGAAAAGCCTGGCTGCTTTTGCCTCAGTCGCGCCATTGGCGTTTAGTGTTGCAGCCCTCCAGCCGCTCCTGTAAATTTCAGCTAAGCAGAGACCAGGAAAGCTTCATGGTTGAGGTCATCTTTGGAGTGCGGCAAGGAGACTCAGATATCTTCGTGGGCAGCCAGCCTACACAAGTAGGCATCCCAAGCACAACATGGCTGGAGACTTACGCCGTGGCAGAGGCAAAATTCTTCAGGCACATTTCCAGGCAGGCCCCTCGtgacagctggcactgcaggtgcctgcagctcctcagccgCATCCTGGTGGGTGTAGGTTTCTCCAGCTACGCCCTGAAGACGGTGGTGATGCACCTCCTGAGCACCGTGCCCCTGACACAGTGGTGCAGGAAGGATTTCCGGCGGCGGATGATGGACACCCTCAAGTACCTCCGCTGCTCCCTGGACACAAAGCAGCTCAACCACTTCGTCATAGGCAACCAGAGGTTTCCTGTGGAGATCAGTTTGCCCTCCGACTTCCGCGTGGCTGAGGCTCCCAACCTCTTCCAGCACCTCGCCAGCAATCCTGATGCCCACCTAAAGGCTATGCAGGAGTATGTTCATCTGCTAGATCAGCTCAAACAGATGCTGTTCTAAGCCTTGGAAAGAGATCCTCGTCCACAGAGTTGTGCTTGTGGGGCCTCATTTACTATGTATATTAATACCCTCTAGTTAGTGGATTTACTATATATATTAGGACCCTCTAGTTAGTGAATTACTATATATATTAATATGCTCTAGTTAGTGCATTCAGCAATCCCGAATCTTCTTGTGTTATTACTTCAATAAACTGAACAATTCCAATATCTGGATTGTGCAAGCTCTTCTCGAACTCGACCAGACCTAGAGTGTAAATTCCACTAGGTGTGAATTTGGGACTGGCTGGGAGTAGGCACTGTTAGTAGCAAACCTTTTTTAAGAAAGGCACACAATTCTCACTCCCCATTTCTCCTGTCAGTGATCTCCCTGGTGCACAGCACCCACTGAAGACGATGGTGGCTACAAAGATGATTTTGGCCCTGTGTTGCCCTTGCACTCTCAGGCCATGCTGACCATTTCACATGGGTTCTGAAAGTCcatggcagctctggctgggcagAGACCAAGCAAGATACACTGTTGCTGTGCCTCCTTGTGTTCACCAGGGAGACAATGAAGATTCTGCTCATGCCAGACACTCTCCAGGGCTTTGGAACAACAGAAATTACCTTGTTGGACATGCAGACCACTGTGCTCTGTGTTAAAAGAACTTAAAATAGTGAGTTGGAACAACAGGGCAGATCAACACAGAGTTACTTTTGGTTTAGTGTGATTTTCCTTTACTTTACTGCTTCTTTTCAGTAGGGTCCTAATTGTTAGATGGAAATCTAATGTGATCAAGGGAAGGAGGTGGAACTGAGGTGCCTCTCAATCAAATATCCtaaatgtgtgtgtataaagTAACTAGGGCCTTTGGTTCAAGACAAAACACAAGCTCTTgaacagcaccagcagtgccctAGAGCCGCCTGCACAGGTTTGGAGCACCCACATTATGTGTGGTAGATTCTGAGTCTGATAAGGTGATCATGAAAGCTAAAGCTTTGGGTCTGTCCATTTAGCAGTGGACTTCACCAAAAAAATTGATACTGAATTGCACCAGAAATATTAGCATGAAAATGGTGTAATTTTCAGCTGAGTGAGAGTATTTGGCTTCACATCTGAGGTCAGTGAGCTGTGGAAAGTGGCCATATACTTTGTGTGAGAAGGGCAGGATGTGAATCTCCAGACAAGAGGGAAGAACAGCTTCCTCCCAAACACATCCCAACAAATGGCCAAACACATGAGTGTCATATTTGGAGATGAGTGACTTGAAGACAGTATTAATGTCAGTAAGTTATGTAAAACATATGCAGACAAAGGCACAAGGAGCAGAAACTGCTACATTTAAAGAattctgtataaactgcagGAAATTAAGGCTTGTACTTTGCAGTTCATATGCTTTGATTTTAAACTCAGAAGACAGGACTGAAATGGTTTTAGGCTGTTACATTGCTTCACTTGGTGTAAAGAGGCATCTCCAAAAGGGTTTGCCTGAGcttgtttcatttctttaaCACACTGAAGATGCAAGAGAGACAGAAGATTGAGGTGAAATGAGCTAAACCAGCTGAGACAAATGGGGCAGGTGGGATCTGGGCCCTTTTGTATATTTGTAGTGTGTTGACATCTCCCCCTGTAGTGCAATACTGTGTGGATCTACAGCATCTCTGAGTAGGTGTCCTGGCTGTGTTCTTCTTAACACAGTCTCCTATGTTAGTGGTGGGAAATGAACAGCAAAGCATTTGGCAAATATAACTAACTCGTAGAGGGCTCTGACTTGCTGGGAAGTATTGAGTTGCAGCATATGTTAGATGTACAGTTCAGCCATCCAGGCAGCTATATCATGATCAGCAGCTACATGCCCTACTTTCTCTCTCAGCATTTCAGAATCCCCTTtgcccctctgctgtgccatcTGTGACAGGCTGTTGGTAGGATTTAAGACCCTGACTTCTGGACGATCTGCAGAAccactgcccagctgcagcagatttCACATTCACAGACCAGAGCAGCAGTCTGCtttttggtgtgttttaaaCATCAACCTCTGGAAAGGTCATGTCAGCCTACAGGGCTCAACTTGTGAAAGTGCAGggtctttctttctttctttcttagcAGTTTCAAAGAAGACTGCTTTTTCCAAAACAGTGACTGTGTATGCGTTTCAGATTTATGTAGAGGAGTTACTTAAAATTAATAGTTTAAATCCTTCCCAAGCTTCATGCCCAGaccatgctggagctgcccctgagCTCTAACTGGTGCATCCTAAGCATTTTAAGTCACCTGCTTAGATGTCACTGTAAGGATCTCCACAttgccatgggcactgctgccacagggTTTATTCCTACTAATGGAATTCAAAGTGGCAGATTACCTGGGGTTAAATCTTAACAGTGGAATTACAAaacatatttacatttattcCTTATGTCTGCTCGCTTCTTCAGGTGTGCTTTGGGTAGCCTCCATTGCCTGATATGGTTGCAGTTGTGTGTAAATCCTGATGGTCTGGCTTACAGTGTTGTGGTTTCTTTTCTAGGCATCTGGCCCAAACTGATGCTCTCATCTGGGGAGGAAATTAGGTTATTGAAATAAGGGTCACGCACAGAAGCAAAGAACCACAAGGAAGATTGCAATCTGAAACCAAGTTAACAATGAAATACATCTCTgggtcctggcagctctggagaaaATAGAATATCTTTTTAGCTTTATGTCTGTGATTCATATTCCTTAGACCTTTCACAGTGGTTTAAAATCCAGGCTTTTGCAACAAGATTTCATTAAGTTCACTGCATAAATTGCACCTGCAGCTAATTGAGAGCTCACATCCTTGCATCTTGACAGCCAAAGTGGGAGAAATCATGCAGGCAGGCACCCAAGTGGCACAGCAAAACAAGCAGTCAGCTGAACACAATGACCTTAATGTTCACTGACTGAACCAAATCAGCCTCTTCCTCACGACTCCTGATTTGTGTGCACTTGAGCAAGAATTCATCGTTTCCAGGTGACAGTCTACTTCAggtggatttttaaaagcatctatCTTGTAGGTGTGAGGCATGAGGCCAAAGCTGGAGGTCTTTAATAATTCAGGAAGAATAATATTCCCTTAGTGATGCCTCTCTGGAGGAATGTGTGGTTGCTCAGTGTGAGCCTTTTGAAGTCTTAATTGGCAAGAGATTCATCCCAGGTGTTCTGTAGCTACAggaatgcagtggaaaagaAGTATAGTCCCAGACTGATATTTCTGTGTGAAATGGTGTGATTCCATCTagagcagatttttctttctggtgaGTGCTGAGAGAACATTGGCTGTGTCCTCCATgaccagctgctgcagaatgtGGTGGATAGACATGGCACATCAGATTATAAATTATTCTAGGTGAGCACAAAGAATTTCAAAACTGAATAGCTTAGTGTTTGCAGTGCTGCCTGTTTTTGTCCTGTGagatatttttgtaattttagaTCTCTTCAAAGACTAGGACAGACTTAAGTTTTTCTTTGAACTGAACCTAGGTTAGCAGCATAAGCACCTtctgttgttttgatttttttttttccaagatggagaagaaattatttttgtctcttgGTTTTAGTAGTTCCTTTTGTCTGTGAAAAAAAGGGTTGGTGCAAGCACAtgcctgctgctgttcagcCTTGCAGCCTCCAGGTTTCTTCAtggtgccagcagtgccctgctgaCCCACAAAGTGTCCTGCAAGGAGCCCTAGTGATTCCTGTTTGAACCTCAAAGCATGTACAGGATAATCAAGGGATCAGGACCAGCCAGCCTGGGTTTGGGGAAAGCAGGTCCTGCTTcaccaacctgatctccttctATGACAAGGTGACCTGCTTGCTGGatgagcactggagcaggctgcccagggaagtggctgagtcaccatccctgcaggtatttaaaagacatgcagatgtggcactttgggacatggtttaatgctggacttggcagtgctggcttaacagttggacttgatgatcttagaggttttttccaatGTAAACAATTCTCTGTTTCTATATAATTTGATTTGAGAAGAGCTTAAAAGCTTGTGGGGAGATTCTGCCACAAGCTTACAATATGCTTTTGGGCTTTTCTTTAGGATTTAAGCATATGCTCAGTTTTAGCCACAGTCTGTGAAAAATTATAACTGATAATTGATTGCAGTTTTTTACAGTTCCAAACCTCCTAAAAGAATATTactgtaactttttttttttgcttccttcaTATGCACCCTTTTGGGCTGCCATTCCTCTCTGAAGGAACCCACATCTTACATTCTTTTCTGATCTAATTACCCTGGATACAAAAAACCCTATTTGAGTCACCCACTCAAAATTAGAACATGTGAGAATTGAGGTAGCCATAAAGCCTTCATGCAGTACCATGACTGTAGGTGGCAGCCTTTAATTACGTGACCACATTCATTTCTCCCCTTCCTGAGGGAGTGAGTAGACTTGTCAGGTAAGCAATTAAGTAATCCAAATGCTAGCATTTTTGTATCATCTTCACAATCCAGAAGAACACAGCTCAATAGAAAGGTCACTCAGATGTATAAACATTTCATAGAGGCCTTTGGCAAGGAAACAGGTTTATCTTGTTAGCGATCCCTGTAATTGAGAGAGTATAATTTTATGGGTTTATACTGCAATTAACACACCATTGACTTGCAGAAAATGTAACCTTTTTATTTGCAGAGTTAAGTCCATATTTCACATGTGGGTTAGTGGCATATGTTTGTTTGGATTCACAGCACCACCTGATGGCTGAAGGCCCATTTCTGAGTTGGGGCTGC
It contains:
- the LOC130254317 gene encoding inositol 1,4,5-trisphosphate receptor-interacting protein-like 1 translates to MLATTFLLLLVQGLIQYPQRAGDGLDEAARERMQQRAEYLDQQMVQLIQELEQRNLEHSAVAWGTLLVWQLWAVTGILVLLLALWFGLHKIRRDPNNSGHKERSSSNLPEEEEEGHNVVAKKEIESDHANVEEDNKDGSEEGSNGDAKAESNAGNEAKEGCDDPKEEVNNDEKGEEVNAAGNEEDKHDANEEDDGYNVQRNLGSLLEERIQLPVPDLDKGCSIITDLMDELTHIFGRGLSNSFYPVPQQAIGVGSAFEGWSPHAQDLVYHVLVPLSPPPGHAFHLELDAAGVLQRNCCVRVELLCTCAREQLREDMLCFLHHSEEELRKQDPSLLHTLCTGTYLDVEKTVHWFCRFVRKAWLLLPQSRHWRLVLQPSSRSCKFQLSRDQESFMVEVIFGVRQGDSDIFVGSQPTQVGIPSTTWLETYAVAEAKFFRHISRQAPRDSWHCRCLQLLSRILVGVGFSSYALKTVVMHLLSTVPLTQWCRKDFRRRMMDTLKYLRCSLDTKQLNHFVIGNQRFPVEISLPSDFRVAEAPNLFQHLASNPDAHLKAMQEYVHLLDQLKQMLF